From a single Vitis vinifera cultivar Pinot Noir 40024 chromosome 18, ASM3070453v1 genomic region:
- the LOC100245471 gene encoding putative E3 ubiquitin-protein ligase LIN-1: MAGNYRFAMDQKDIVRFLVTTVGSFIQDQLINKEQRAQHKEQCAERLAAEDGSCEKDTEVRYSDQAVLANLDWGIDALEEAINTSNMETKLARLDHAEKMLQVCAMLNSDQRTAGVPNFYLSAWAHLNLSYLWRLRDNVHNSVLHILEMFIVDPFFSRIDFAPELWKALFLPHMSSIVGWYSEARHRIVMEVIPDSTDLSFTADFDQFFNESLIFSMRPDQAEKMQKLEQLYGESLDENTRLYSKYYMDCLNFDSNTSKRAIPMLPIAEPPMTPMHEVSRSIPDYVKFGPILPKSAGFSLILKAKDNAREACRLNVTSKSSQNLEESVMWDLQEETIEENEDNSDYEPDSAYMDSEDKTYQVVSHSSMKMNIYKEMGPKVQPPKIRSQLPSSTSFSSTDSPKTSLKISSPKSDSHCHKGPTSVLRLLSSRAMDSTVSTSLPVSPRLYKDSSISSADSDGEVIELPRSCRKNHGHNQSISHQNLNRQVSENSSLNENDEGSQSCISLPLSDKLTPRSRPPKDFVCPITGQIFSDAVTLETGQTYERKAIQEWLKRGNTTCPITRQPLSASSLPKTNYVLKRLITTWKEQYPDVAQEFSYPETPRNSFSPPSTKEIMLASSPSCNPPDHKKSDDCTNQKCKRFMQTVVSTSPTSVISQAATEAVINGLKPYVLCLCNSDDLQECEAAVLAIAKMWKDSKADPGIHSYLSEPTIVNGLVEILSASMNREVLRTSIHILSVLIFADESVGETLTNVDSDFDCLAALLKKGLAEAAVLIYQLRPAFTQLSARNFIPSLVHLILNKNDESDNLLLVMEPKDAAIALLEQILMGGDENSRSLNAMSVISANGIPALIKCLDKVEGRQAIVSILLCCIHADRSCRNLIANRIDLSSVLELFHTGDDYVRGICTKFLSELVQLNRRIFCNQILKIIKDEGAFSTMHTFLVYLQMAPMEQQPAIASLLLQLDLLVEPRKMSIYREEAIEALVEALHKKDFPHSQIMALDALLSLSGHLTTSGKSYTEAWLLKIAGYDQPYHALMKSERLKIYENELTETTEEEEKAVTSWQKRVVFVLCNHEKGSIFKALEECLKSNSLEIAKSCLVVATWLTYMLYHLPDTGVRNVAHKSFLEPFINVLQSSKNLEEKILATLALNCFLNDPGALEELGAYAKCMYKTLRKLKKNSVVVSDMLKALIKLPSVDPTELWCCDEVVELDSCSNGGILSLLPLKSWVLSGHSDGTIKVWDAGKRDLRLIQEVREHTKAVTCLYASSSSDKLYSGSLDKTIRVWTVKPEEIHCVQVHDVKEAVYQLTANASFACFSSQGTGVNVYSWSGVPKHINFNKNVKSLDMAEDRLYCGCTGYSIQEVDLCKSTTNTFYSGARKLLGKQTIYSLRIHDGLLYAGGSSVDGTAGKVFSLSTKALTGSFLTGLDIQRLAVNSDFIFTASKSGIIEVWFKETVTRVASIKIGGHGHAKIASLASDTDGEMLFAGFLDGKIQAWALD, translated from the exons ATGGCTGGAAACTACAGGTTTGCAATGGACCAAAAGGATATCGTTAGATTCCTGGTCACCACGGTTGGAAGTTTCATCCAAGATCAGTTGATCAATAAAGAACAGAGAGCCCAACACAAAGAACAGTGTGCAGAGAGATTAGCAGCTGAAGATGGAAGCTGTGAGAAAGACACAGAAGTTCGATACTCTGATCAAGCAGTATTGGCAAATTTGGATTGGGGGATTGATGCCCTTGAAGAAGCTATCAATACCTCCAACATGGAAACTAAGCTTGCACGATTAGACCATGCAGAAAAAATGTTACAAGTATGTGCAATGTTGAACTCTGACCAGAGAACTGCAGGAGTCCCCAATTTCTACCTCTCTGCTTGGGCCCATCTCAACCTTTCTTACCTGTGGAGACTGCGGGACAATGTTCACAATTCAGTTCTTCACATTCTCGAGATGTTTATTGTTGATCCTTTCTTCTCACGGATTGATTTTGCTCCAGAGCTCTGGAAAGCTCTGTTTCTTCCACATATGAGTTCAATTGTTGGGTGGTATTCAGAAGCAAGGCACAGGATTGTGATGGAAGTGATTCCTGATTCCACTGATTTGTCCTTTACTGCAGATTTCGATCAATTCTTTAATGAGTCCCTGATCTTTTCCATGAGGCCTGATCAAGCAGAGAAAATGCAAAAGCTGGAGCAACTTTATGGAGAATCATTGGATGAGAATACACGgctttattcaaaatattatatggATTGCTTGAACTTTGATTCAAACACTAGCAAGAGAGCGATTCCGATGTTGCCAATTGCAGAGCCACCAATGACTCCAATGCATGAGGTCAGCAGGTCAATTCCCGATTATGTAAAATTTGGGCCCATTCTACCTAAGAGTGCTGGGTTTTCTCTAATTCTTAAAGCTAAGGACAATGCAAGAGAAGCTTGCAG ATTGAATGTCACTTCCAAATCCTCACAGAACCTGGAGGAGTCTGTTATGTGGGACCTTCAA GAGGAAACGATTGAGGAAAATGAAGATAATTCAGATTATGAGCCTGATAGTGCTTATATGGATTCTGAGGACAAAACATATCAAGTAGTATCTCATAGTAGCATGAAAATGAACATTTATAAGGAAATGGGGCCAAAAGTACAGCCACCAAAAATTAGGAGTCAACTACCTTCTTCGACAAGTTTTTCTTCCACGGACTCCCCTAAAACTTCTCTAAAGATTTCATCTCCAAAATCAGACTCGCATTGTCATAAAGGTCCCACATCCGTATTGCGCCTCTTATCCAGCCGTGCCATGGATTCCACTGTCTCCACCTCCTTGCCTGTGTCTCCACGTTTGTATAAAGATTCCAGCATTAGCTCAGCAGACTCAGATGGTGAAGTGATT GAGCTACCAAGAAGCTGCAGGAAAAACCATGGACACAATCAAAGTATCAGTCATCAAAATCTGAATAGACAAGTATCAGAAAATAG CTCCcttaatgaaaatgatgaaggaAGCCAGAGCTGCATTTCTCTCCCATTATCTGATAAACTGACTCCTAGGTCAAGGCCGCCTAAAGATTTTGTCTGCCCCATCACAGGGCAGATTTTTAGTGATGCAGTTACCCTTGAAACAGGTCAAACATATGAAAGAAAAGCAATTCAAGAATGGCTGAAAAGAGGAAACACAACATGTCCCATTACACGGCAACCTCTATCTGCCAGCTCACTGCCCAAAACAAACTATGTTTTGAAGAGATTAATCACTACTTGGAAAGAACAATATCCTGATGTTGCTCAGGAGTTCTCTTACCCTGAAACACCAAGAAACTCATTCAGCCCCCCGTCCACAAAAGAAATTATGTTGGCATCTTCTCCATCATGTAATCCCCCCGACCATAAGAAGTCAGATGATTGTACTAATCAGAAGTGCAAAAGATTTATGCAAACAGTGGTATCTACTTCACCAACCAGTGTGATATCTCAAGCTGCTACTGAAGCGGTTATCAATGGGTTAAAACCCTATGTTTTGTGTCTCTGTAATTCAGATGATTTACAAGAGTGTGAAGCAGCTGTGCTGGCAATAGCCAAGATGTGGAAAGACTCAAAGGCTGATCCGGGAATTCATTCTTATTTGTCCGAACCAACAATTGTGAATGGGCTTGTGGAAATACTATCAGCTTCCATGAACAGAGAAGTTCTCAGAACATCAATTCACATTCTTTCTGTGCTAATATTTGCTGATGAAAGTGTGGGAGAGACTCTTACCAATGTAGATTCTGATTTTGATTGTCTGGCTGCTCTACTAAAGAAAGGTCTTGCAGAGGCTGCTGTTCTTATATACCAGCTGAGGCCAGCATTCACTCAGCTTTCAGCTCGCAACTTTATACCCTCTCTAGTACACCTAATTCTGAACAAAAATGACGAATCGGATAATCTTCTGTTAGTAATGGAGCCCAAGGATGCTGCTATAGCATTGCTTGAGCAGATTTTGATGGGAGGGGATGAAAACAGCAGATCCCTCAATGCTATGAGTGTTATCTCTGCAAACGGGATTCCTGCATTAATCAAGTGTTTGGATAAGGTAGAAGGAAGGCAGGCCATCGTATCCATCCTTTTATGTTGTATCCATGCAGATAGAAGTTGCAGGAATTTGATAGCAAATAGAATCGATCTGTCTTCCGTGCTTGAATTATTTCATACTGGAGATGATTATGTTAGAGGCATATGCACAAAGTTTCTCTCTGAGCTAGTTCAGTTAAACAG GAGGATATTCTGCAACCAGATCTTGAAGATAATTAAAGATGAAGGAGCTTTTAGTACCATGCACACATTTCTTGTGTATCTACAAATGGCCCCCATGGAGCAGCAACCTGCAATtgcttctcttcttcttcagcTTGATCTTCTG GTTGAGCCTCGAAAGATGAGCATTTACAGGGAAGAAGCTATAGAGGCACTAGTTGAAGCACTTCACAAAAAAGACTTTCCTCATTCTCAAatcatggctctagatgctttaTTATCTCTTTCTGGACATCTGACTACCTCAGGGAAGTCCTACACTGAAGCCTGGTTACTCAAGATCGCAGGATATGATCAACCTTACCATGCTTTAATGAAGTCGGAGAGgctgaaaatatatgaaaatgaaCTGACAGAGACAACG gaagaggaagagaaagcTGTCACTTCTTGGCAAAAAAGAGTAGTTTTTGTTCTTTGCAACCATGAAAAAGGATCCATCTTTAAAGCCTTGGAGGAATGCCTGAAGAGTAATTCTTTAGAGATAGCAAAGTCATGCCTTGTTGTTGCCACATGGCTTACATACATGCTTTATCATCTTCCTGACACTGGTGTAAGAAATGTTGCTCACAAGTCATTCCTCGAGCCATTCATCAATGTCCTCCAATCATCAAAGAATCTTGAGGAGAAGATTTTGGCAACCCTTGCTTTGAATTGCTTCCTTAATGATCCAG gtGCATTAGAAGAACTGGGAGCATATGCCAAGTGCATGTATAAAACCTTGAGAAAGCTTAAAAAGAATTCAGTGGTTGTAAGTGACATGCTAAAAGCCTTGATAAAGCTGCCTTCTGTTGATCCA ACAGAGTTGTGGTGTTGTGATGAAGTGGTTGAGCTAGATTCATGCTCAAACGGTGGGATTCTGTCTTTGCTTCCTCTAAAAAGTTGGGTTCTGAGCGGCCATTCTGATGGAACTATAAAG GTATGGGATGCTGGGAAGAGAGACTTAAGGTTGATTCAAGAAGTTCGTGAACACACAAAGGCTGTCACATGCCTCTATGCCTCATCTTCAAGTGACAAGTTATATAGTGGTTCCTTAGACAAAACAATTCGG GTCTGGACGGTCAAACCAGAAGAAATTCACTGTGTTCAGGTTCATGATGTGAAGGAGGCGGTATACCAGTTGACAGCTAATGCCAGTTTTGCATGCTTCTCTTCTCAAGGAACTGGAGTCAAT GTCTACAGTTGGTCTGGGGTTCCAAAACATATAAACTTTAACAAAAATGTCAAGAGCCTTGACATGGCAGAGGATAGACTGTATTGCGGTTGCACTGGTTACAGCATCCAG GAGGTTGATTTGTGTAAATCCACTACAAATACATTTTACTCTGGTGCAAGAAAATTGCTTGGTAAACAAACAATATATTCCTTGCGGATTCATGATGGTTTACTCTATGCTGGCGGTTCCTCAGTGGATGGAACTGCAGGGAAG GTGTTCTCCCTCTCGACCAAGGCCTTAACTGGGTCTTTCTTGACTGGATTGGACATCCAGCGCTTAGCTGTGAATAGTGACTTTATATTCACTGCCAGTAAATCTGGGATCATTGAGGTGTGGTTTAAGGAAACAGTGACAAGAGTAGCTTCCATTAAAATCGGTGGTCATGGACATGCGAAGATTGCATCCTTGGCATCAGATACAGATGGAGAAATGCTTTTTGCTGGTTTCCTTGATGGCAAGATCCAG GCTTGGGCGCTCGACTGA